Sequence from the Hydrogenothermus marinus genome:
AGGTAAAAGATATAAACTTTCTAAAGCTTTTATTTATGGAACATGGCATTTAAAACCAAAAGTTTTAAGATGGAATATAAAAGAAGATGATTATTATGAGAAGTATAGATTTGATAATGAGTTAAATTTCCTATATAAATCTTATCTTTTTAGTTTTATAAATCCAGATTTAGAAGTAGACAAGAAAAATAAAAGCTTAAATAAGATATTAGTACTAACAGAAGATAAAAGAGGCTTAGTTCAAGGATTGATAGGTTATAACTCAGTAGAAAAGCTTAAAGCTGCTGTATCTTTAACTTTAAAAAATTTATTTGGTTATGGTTTAGAAACTACTGGCTATATAGATATATCATCTTTAAATACAAATTATAAATTAGATTTAGGCAGCAGACTTTTACCTAAGTATTCTTCTTTATTTGTTTCTGCTTATAGGTCTAATCAGTTTCATAAATACTATGATTTATTAAAAAAAGGATTTGATATTACATATAATAAAAGACCAAATAAATGGGCTACTCAGCAAGTTAAGTTAGATTATAGTGTAAACAAAATATCAAATAGCAATATTTATATAAAAAATCCATATAATAAGTACGATATTTCTTTTAGCTTAAAATACGATAATAGAAATAATAAAATATATCCAACCTCAGGATTTTATTTTAGCTCAACTTTTGGTAAAACTTTCTCAGATGTTGAGTATTTTTATGGTAATTTCATGCTTAGATATTATTATAAGTTTTTATTCTTTGTGTTTACCCAAAGAATTTCTTCAGGTGGAAAATTTATAGGAATAGAAAAACTGCCAATATCTGAAAGATATTTCCTTGGTGGTATTTCCACAATAAGAGGATTTGGTTATGAAGAACTTTCAAATAATGGAATTGGTGGAAATAGTTTTGCTTATATAAATAATGATTTAAGATTTCCTATATTTAAAGGCTTTAATTTATATGGATTTTTATTTTATGATTTAGGAAATATATATCCAAATAAAAAAGAGTTTTTAAAATTTAAAACAAGAGAAACAGCAGGAATTGGTATATTTGTTCCTACACCAGCAGGGGCTTTTTCATTTGATTATGCAAAAATACTGGATAAAAAAGAAGGTGAGCAAAGCTATAGATTTGAATTTAGTATAAATATTATATTTTAGGATATAATTTAATTTTATTTGTAATAAGGAGTAAATTATGTTTGGTATAGGTATGTCTGAAATTATTGTAATAATGATAGTTGCTATTATAGTACTTGGACCAAAAAGATTGCCTGAAGCAATTAAACAGATGGCAAAATTTTTCAGAGAAATTAAATCAACTGTTGATGAAGTTAAAAGTTCTGTAGTTTCTGAGATTGAAGATATAAAATCCTTACCAGAAGATTTAACAAAGATAGAAGATAAAAAAGAAGAAAAAAAGTTTGAAGAAGAGTTTGAAAAAGAAGTAATAAAACCAAAATATAGTGAAGATTATGAGCCAAAAAGAGAAAAAATATCTTTTAAAAAAGAAAAAAAAGAGGATATAAAAGATGCCTGAACCTACTGAATATGAAGCTCCTATTACTGAGCATTTAGCAGAGTTAAGAAATAGATTAATAAAAAGTTTAATTGCCTTATTCGTAGGATCAGTATTAGTATTTATAAAAGTGGATATATTTTTTGATATATTTCAAACACCTTTACATAAAGTTTTTCCAGAATTAAAATTAGTAGCTTTAACGCCTACAGAATCTTTCTTTACAGCTTTAAAAATATCTTTATTAATGGGATTTGTTGTATCTTCTCCTTTTATTTTTTTCCAAGTCTGGAAATTTATAGAGCCTGCTTTATATGAAAATGAAAAGAAATTATTAATTCCTTTTG
This genomic interval carries:
- the tatB gene encoding Sec-independent protein translocase protein TatB; amino-acid sequence: MFGIGMSEIIVIMIVAIIVLGPKRLPEAIKQMAKFFREIKSTVDEVKSSVVSEIEDIKSLPEDLTKIEDKKEEKKFEEEFEKEVIKPKYSEDYEPKREKISFKKEKKEDIKDA